One genomic segment of Helianthus annuus cultivar XRQ/B chromosome 14, HanXRQr2.0-SUNRISE, whole genome shotgun sequence includes these proteins:
- the LOC110909142 gene encoding RING-H2 finger protein ATL80: MTRHYRFLSSVANSSSLDQTAAQPPEAVIVESDFVVILAALLCALICILGLLAVARCAWLRRGTTSTVRRNPSQPAANKGMKKKVIESLPKFVYNSGKEEIGGKKVSSGECAICLAEYSDGDEVRVLPQCGHGFHVGCIDVWLNSHSSCPSCRQMLVVTRCRKCGEFPSGVAGESSREMERKGGRHDNTSCESDYLP, encoded by the coding sequence ATGACTCGTCACTATAGATTCCTCTCTTCCGTCGCTAACTCATCTTCACTTGACCAAACAGCAGCACAACCACCAGAAGCCGTCATCGTAGAGTCCGATTTCGTCGTCATCCTCGCCGCTCTCCTCTGCGCTTTAATCTGCATCTTAGGCCTCCTCGCCGTAGCTCGCTGCGCCTGGCTCCGCCGCGGAACAACCTCCACCGTCCGCCGGAACCCTAGCCAGCCGGCGGCGAATAAAGGAATGAAGAAGAAAGTAATTGAATCACTACCGAAGTTTGTTTACAATTCAGGTAAGGAAGAAATTGGCGGCAAAAAGGTGTCGTCCGGCGAGTGTGCGATCTGTTTGGCGGAATATTCCGACGGAGATGAGGTCCGTGTTCTGCCGCAGTGTGGACATGGATTCCACGTGGGATGTATTGATGTGTGGCTGAATTCGCATTCTTCGTGTCCGTCGTGTAGGCAGATGTTGGTGGTGACTCGGTGCCGGAAGTGCGGTGAGTTTCCGAGTGGTGTCGCCGGAGAAAGTTCGAGGGAGATGGAACGGAAAGGTGGACGGCATGATAATACGTCTTGTGAGAGTGATTATTTACCGTGA